The Quercus robur chromosome 7, dhQueRobu3.1, whole genome shotgun sequence genome has a segment encoding these proteins:
- the LOC126692165 gene encoding beta-fructofuranosidase, insoluble isoenzyme 1-like: protein MYYNGLYHLFYQYNPKGAVWGNIVWAHSVSKDLINWEPLEPAIYPTDHFDINGCWSGSATILPGNKPVILYTGIDPKNRQVQNYAIPKNYSDPYLREWVKPKDNPIVDPDRSVNASAFRDPTTAWYGKDGLWRIVVGSKRKHRGIAYLYRSRDFVHWVKAKHPLHSKDKTGMWECPDFFPVSLNGKNGVDTSFDGPDIKYVLKVSIDLTRYEYYTVGQYHQGIDRYVPDNTSVDGWSGLRYDYGNFYASKTFFDVDKNRRILWGWANESDTAKHDVAKGWAGIQTIPRELWLDSSGKQLIQWPIEELKTLRGDKVQIKNQKLKMGEKIEIKGITAIQADVDVTFLLPSRLDSAEQFDPSWVNAQDVCALKGIKVEGGVGPFGLFTLASENLKEYTPVFFRIFKAPQKHVVLMCSDARSSSVRSGLYKPSFAGFVDVDLTDRKLSLRSLIDHSVVESFGAGGKTCITSRVYPTFTSLNDAHLFAFNYGKESITIESLSAWSMKRPQIN, encoded by the exons ATGTATTACAATGGACTCTACCATCTGTTCTATCAATACAACCCAAAAGGTGCAGTGTGGGGCAACattgtttgggcccattcaGTATCAAAGGACTTGATCAACTGGGAGCCACTTGAGCCGGCCATCTATCCCACTGATCACTTTGATATAAATGGGTGTTGGTCTGGGTCAGCCACAATTCTCCCAGGCAACAAGCCTGTTATTCTTTACACTGGAATTGACCCCAAAAATCGCCAAGTCCAAAACTATGCTATCCCAAAAAACTACTCTGATCCATATCTTCGTGAATGGGTTAAGCCCAAAGACAACCCCATAGTTGATCCTGATAGAAGTGTCAATGCAAGTGCTTTCCGTGACCCAACAACAGCTTGGTATGGAAAAGATGGGCTTTGGAGAATTGTAGTGGGTAGCAAAAGGAAACATAGAGGCATAGCATACTTGTACAGGAGTAGGGATTTTGTGCATTGGGTTAAAGCCAAACATCCTCTACATTCAAAAGATAAAACAGGTATGTGGGAATGCCCAGATTTTTTCCCAGTTTCATTGAATGGTAAAAATGGCGTAGACACTTCCTTTGATGGGCCAGATATAAAGTATGTTTTGAAGGTGAGCATTGACCTTACAAGGTATGAGTACTACACTGTTGGACAATATCATCAAGGTATAGATAGGTATGTACCTGATAATACTTCAGTAGATGGTTGGAGTGGGCTGAGATATGACTATGGAAACTTTTATGCCTCAAAGACATTCTTTGATGTTGACAAGAACCGAAGGATTTTGTGGGGTTGGGCCAATGAGTCCGACACAGCTAAACATGATGTTGCAAAAGGATGGGCCGGAATTCAG ACTATTCCAAGGGAGTTGTGGCTTGACAGCAGTGGGAAACAATTGATACAATGGCCTATTGAAGAATTAAAAACTCTTAGAGGGGATaaagttcaaataaaaaatcaaaagctcaaaatgggagagaaaattgaaattaaaggAATAACTGCTATCCAG GCTGATGTTGATGTTACCTTCTTGTTGCCGTCGAGGTTGGACAGCGCCGAGCAATTTGATCCTAGCTGGGTAAATGCACAAGATGTCTGTGCTCTAAAGGGCATAAAAGTTGAAGGCGGGGTTGGGCCATTTGGGTTGTTCACATTAGCTTCAGAAAATCTAAAGGAATATACTCCTGtcttttttagaattttcaaagCTCCACAGAAACATGTAGTTCTCATGTGCTCTGATGCAAGAAG TTCCTCTGTGAGGAGTGGACTATATAAACCATCATTTGCAGGCTTTGTAGATGTGGATTTAACAGATAGGAAGCTCTCTCTTAGGAGTTTG ATTGATCATTCTGTTGTGGAAAGTTTCGGAGCTGGAGGAAAAACATGCATCACATCAAGGGTTTATCCTACATTCACAAGCCTCAATGATGCTCACTTGTTCGCATTTAATTACGGGAAAGAAAGTATTACCATAGAGAGTCTCAGTGCATGGAGCATGAAGAGACCTCAAATTAACTGA